A window of the Virgibacillus pantothenticus genome harbors these coding sequences:
- a CDS encoding competence protein ComK, which translates to MKHRITSLYIISPHTKAIRWSEHNYYRSHILEADMTETMSLHKPEQIIDNSCLIYGSTLEGRRIAVKDVLGSSSKLPIPVIPEKGVFMMPTASIKNKNNVWLAYHHIYGFERNDKGTYVVFYDGSELQLDISLNTFDLQYKRTSQLIVHMNRAFLFGQSKLPIPKSLLKRY; encoded by the coding sequence TTGAAACATCGAATTACGTCATTATATATCATATCACCACATACTAAAGCGATACGCTGGAGTGAGCATAACTATTATCGTTCTCATATTTTGGAAGCAGATATGACGGAGACAATGTCTTTGCACAAACCAGAGCAAATCATTGATAATAGTTGTTTAATATATGGATCTACACTAGAGGGGAGAAGAATAGCTGTAAAGGACGTATTAGGCTCATCCAGTAAGCTTCCAATTCCTGTGATCCCAGAAAAAGGCGTTTTTATGATGCCAACTGCATCTATAAAAAATAAAAATAATGTATGGCTTGCTTATCACCATATATATGGTTTTGAAAGGAATGATAAGGGCACTTATGTTGTTTTTTACGACGGTTCTGAACTTCAGTTAGATATATCTTTAAACACTTTTGATTTGCAGTATAAGCGGACAAGTCAGTTAATTGTACATATGAACCGTGCTTTTCTGTTTGGACAATCTAAATTGCCTATACCTAAATCACTTCTAAAGCGATATTAA
- the fabZ gene encoding 3-hydroxyacyl-ACP dehydratase FabZ produces the protein MNIEQIKEIIPHRYPFLLVDRVTEVEEGKRVAGLKNVTANEPFFQGHFPEYAVMPGVLIVEALAQLGAIAMLGKEENRGKIGFLAGIDNCRFKRQVRPGDQLQMEVEILRLKGPIGKGKAVATVDGELACEAEIMFAIK, from the coding sequence ATGAATATTGAACAAATTAAAGAGATTATTCCACACCGCTATCCATTTTTACTAGTAGATCGAGTAACAGAAGTAGAAGAAGGAAAGCGTGTTGCTGGTTTGAAAAATGTAACAGCGAATGAACCTTTTTTTCAAGGGCATTTCCCTGAGTATGCTGTGATGCCGGGTGTGCTTATTGTTGAGGCTTTGGCACAGCTGGGGGCAATTGCCATGCTGGGAAAAGAAGAAAATCGTGGAAAGATCGGTTTTTTAGCAGGAATAGACAATTGTCGATTCAAACGCCAAGTCCGCCCGGGAGACCAATTGCAAATGGAAGTGGAAATTCTTCGATTAAAAGGACCAATCGGAAAAGGGAAAGCAGTTGCTACTGTAGATGGAGAGTTGGCTTGTGAAGCTGAAATTATGTTTGCCATAAAATAA
- a CDS encoding DNA-directed RNA polymerase subunit beta: MSIQPQDPTFKGKYNSFMKAWKQRWQEKHQEAKHHNEPNGQNRVKQRSKQTENKKNRRPRVRIFPIWLRIIVTLLLCIIALVVGLMIGYGVIGDGVPTDVLKTETWQHIIDIVTKPN, translated from the coding sequence ATGTCCATTCAACCACAAGATCCAACTTTCAAAGGCAAATATAATTCATTTATGAAAGCATGGAAACAACGATGGCAAGAAAAGCATCAAGAAGCTAAACATCATAATGAGCCAAATGGGCAGAATAGGGTCAAGCAACGAAGTAAGCAAACGGAAAATAAAAAAAATAGACGCCCAAGAGTGCGCATTTTTCCAATTTGGCTGCGTATTATTGTTACTTTACTACTTTGTATCATTGCCTTAGTTGTTGGATTAATGATTGGCTATGGAGTCATTGGAGATGGAGTGCCAACAGATGTCTTAAAGACAGAAACGTGGCAGCATATTATTGATATTGTTACGAAACCAAATTAA
- a CDS encoding flagellar hook-basal body protein, translated as MSRAMIQAAVTMNQLQQKLDVIGNNMANSQTTGYKSRQANFSSLLFQQMDNLSHPANTAGRQTPDGIRIGSGARLGSINANLQLGSLRETDRSLDTALLEMNHFFQIEATDNGVTETRYTRDGAFYLSPVNNNQQVMLVDRDGNPVLGVDGPIRIASGFDDISVQPNGQILVKRGDETETVGTLAIVEALRPDLLEAVGENAFRLPNIANTEAAFADVIQPAAGNQILQSGTLEASNVNMSKEMSDLIMSQRAYQFNARTISMSDQMSGLINQMR; from the coding sequence ATGTCACGAGCAATGATTCAGGCTGCAGTAACAATGAATCAACTGCAACAAAAATTGGATGTCATAGGTAATAACATGGCTAATAGCCAAACAACCGGCTATAAAAGCAGACAGGCTAATTTTTCCTCGCTGCTTTTTCAACAGATGGATAATTTGTCGCATCCTGCGAATACAGCCGGAAGACAGACTCCAGATGGTATACGAATCGGATCTGGAGCAAGATTAGGATCGATCAATGCGAATTTGCAATTAGGTTCGTTACGTGAGACAGATCGCAGCTTGGATACAGCTTTGTTAGAAATGAACCATTTTTTCCAAATTGAAGCAACAGACAACGGAGTAACAGAAACACGTTATACTCGAGATGGAGCATTTTATTTGAGTCCTGTTAATAATAATCAACAAGTGATGCTCGTTGATCGAGATGGAAATCCAGTACTAGGCGTAGATGGCCCCATTCGTATAGCTTCTGGTTTTGATGACATTTCTGTGCAGCCAAATGGACAAATACTTGTCAAGCGAGGCGACGAAACGGAAACCGTCGGTACACTTGCTATTGTTGAGGCTTTACGTCCAGATTTGCTTGAAGCTGTCGGAGAAAATGCATTCCGTTTACCTAATATAGCAAATACAGAGGCAGCATTTGCTGATGTAATCCAGCCAGCAGCTGGAAATCAGATACTCCAAAGTGGTACCTTGGAAGCGTCTAATGTGAATATGTCCAAGGAAATGTCTGACTTAATTATGAGTCAACGTGCTTACCAGTTTAATGCAAGAACCATTTCTATGAGCGATCAAATGTCTGGCCTGATTAACCAGATGCGCTAG